One stretch of Streptomyces zhihengii DNA includes these proteins:
- a CDS encoding dihydrofolate reductase family protein → MRRLHYGMNLSLDGYVAAPGDDIAWGEPSDELFQFWLEEEQAVGLMLYGRRLWETMSSYWPTGDQQPGADAAHVAFARNWRDTPKAVFSSTLDEADWNARWNARLFTGDAVAEITRLKAGDGGPMRVGGAALAGAAMRAGLIDEYTIVTHPVLVGGGTPFFTALDGRTKLNLLETRTFPGGVVLNRYETRR, encoded by the coding sequence ATGCGGAGACTTCACTACGGCATGAACCTTTCCCTGGACGGCTATGTCGCCGCGCCCGGTGACGACATCGCCTGGGGCGAGCCGAGCGACGAGCTGTTCCAGTTCTGGCTCGAAGAGGAGCAGGCGGTCGGCCTGATGCTCTACGGGCGCAGGCTGTGGGAGACCATGAGCTCCTACTGGCCGACGGGCGACCAGCAGCCGGGCGCCGACGCGGCGCATGTCGCGTTCGCGCGGAACTGGCGGGACACGCCGAAGGCGGTGTTCTCCTCGACGCTCGACGAGGCCGACTGGAACGCCCGCTGGAACGCCCGCCTGTTCACCGGCGACGCGGTCGCGGAGATCACCCGGCTCAAGGCCGGGGACGGTGGCCCGATGCGGGTCGGAGGCGCGGCGCTCGCCGGGGCGGCGATGCGGGCCGGGCTGATCGACGAGTACACGATCGTCACCCACCCCGTCCTGGTGGGCGGCGGCACACCGTTCTTCACCGCGCTGGACGGCCGGACGAAGCTGAACCTGCTGGAGACGCGGACGTTTCCCGGTGGCGTGGTCCTGAACAGGTACGAGACGAGGCGCTGA
- a CDS encoding nucleotidyltransferase domain-containing protein, giving the protein MTAVDWARELKPLLREWDPQPEAAVLVGSHARGDATPWSDIDVVCVGNGPGYVFRLTGLGPVSWSFATADEHLANMANPHSCGQVVPAWRDALILDDPHGRARELVDHARRWTWDLLDPTPEVWAAQAVYGYAEEVMKLHRAIAREDRVNARVQASILAVHLAPVVAGGTRTFFPSENHLWHLLADRLGGAWRDAQTAALAAGGEDPRRSSAAAIELFRAACALFDAHMTDEQRRIVRYALAAESG; this is encoded by the coding sequence GTGACCGCTGTCGACTGGGCCCGGGAACTGAAGCCGCTGCTGCGGGAGTGGGACCCGCAACCGGAGGCCGCGGTGCTGGTGGGAAGCCATGCTCGGGGGGACGCGACGCCCTGGTCGGACATCGACGTCGTCTGTGTGGGGAACGGCCCCGGCTACGTCTTCCGCCTCACCGGACTCGGCCCGGTCTCCTGGAGTTTCGCCACCGCCGACGAGCACCTCGCCAACATGGCGAACCCCCATTCCTGCGGCCAGGTCGTCCCCGCGTGGCGCGACGCGCTGATCCTCGACGATCCCCACGGGCGGGCCCGGGAGCTCGTCGACCACGCCCGCCGGTGGACGTGGGACCTGCTCGATCCCACACCCGAGGTCTGGGCGGCGCAGGCCGTGTACGGCTACGCGGAGGAGGTCATGAAGCTGCACCGGGCGATCGCGCGCGAGGACCGGGTCAACGCCCGCGTCCAGGCGTCGATCCTCGCCGTCCACCTGGCGCCGGTGGTCGCGGGCGGCACCCGTACCTTCTTCCCCTCCGAGAACCACCTCTGGCATCTGCTCGCCGACCGACTCGGCGGCGCGTGGCGCGACGCCCAGACGGCGGCGCTCGCCGCGGGCGGCGAGGACCCGCGCAGGAGCTCTGCCGCCGCGATCGAGCTGTTCCGCGCCGCCTGCGCCCTCTTCGACGCGCACATGACCGACGAGCAGCGCCGCATCGTGCGCTACGCGCTCGCGGCGGAATCCGGCTGA
- a CDS encoding YihY/virulence factor BrkB family protein — MTTQHTAPMRRTTGRPVPAWWPALRRTPVTMWNDDVTDDAAALTYYAILAVLPTLLVIVLAFGVVSPGTAEQFTAHVAQYAPGQSGAELHDLLARALTPHSATWTVMAAGAVSALWSACSYLAVFRRSLHRMHGMPDSRSPWRKAHRIVATALLLLALLVVSALVLLLSGPVAAALGRLLHLSTAVPLVWSLARWPLLLGLVAALVVIVFHTGPAPARRRRHSVSGGVLAAALWLAVSAGFALYTSVLGTYSRLYGSLAGTVVFLVWLWLSNLALLTGAQFTAELQSRIPLADAPARSAAPDGRDEG, encoded by the coding sequence ATGACGACGCAGCACACCGCACCGATGCGGCGGACCACGGGCCGCCCCGTCCCGGCCTGGTGGCCGGCCCTGCGCCGCACGCCGGTGACCATGTGGAACGACGACGTCACCGACGACGCGGCGGCGCTGACCTACTACGCCATCCTCGCCGTGCTGCCGACGCTCCTGGTGATCGTGCTGGCCTTCGGAGTCGTCAGCCCGGGCACCGCCGAGCAGTTCACCGCCCATGTCGCGCAGTACGCCCCGGGCCAGTCCGGCGCCGAGCTGCACGACCTCCTCGCCCGCGCGCTCACACCCCACTCCGCCACGTGGACGGTGATGGCCGCGGGCGCCGTCAGCGCCCTGTGGTCGGCGTGCAGCTATCTGGCGGTCTTCCGCCGTTCCCTGCACCGCATGCACGGCATGCCCGACAGCCGCTCGCCGTGGCGCAAGGCCCACCGCATCGTGGCCACCGCCCTGCTCCTGCTCGCCCTGCTCGTCGTCAGCGCCCTGGTGCTGCTGCTGAGCGGACCGGTCGCCGCCGCCCTCGGCCGCCTGCTGCATCTGAGCACCGCCGTGCCGCTGGTCTGGAGTCTCGCGCGCTGGCCGCTGCTGCTCGGCCTGGTGGCGGCCCTCGTGGTCATCGTCTTCCACACCGGCCCCGCCCCCGCGCGCCGGCGCCGCCACAGCGTCTCCGGCGGTGTGCTGGCCGCCGCGCTGTGGCTGGCCGTCTCGGCGGGCTTCGCGCTCTACACCTCCGTCCTCGGCACCTACAGCCGCCTGTACGGGTCGCTGGCCGGGACGGTCGTCTTCCTCGTCTGGCTGTGGCTGTCCAATCTCGCCCTGCTGACGGGCGCCCAGTTCACCGCCGAACTGCAGTCCCGCATCCCGCTCGCGGACGCCCCCGCCCGATCCGCGGCGCCGGACGGCCGGGACGAGGGCTGA